Proteins co-encoded in one Leptodactylus fuscus isolate aLepFus1 chromosome 4, aLepFus1.hap2, whole genome shotgun sequence genomic window:
- the GJD4 gene encoding gap junction delta-4 protein produces the protein MEYFDSVGYLIITFNYNVTVIGKIWLTLIILLRMVMVVLAGFPLYQDEQERFICNTLQPGCSNVCYDIFAPMSHMRYWLVQTVIVFLPYALFSVHVFHKVMTYMAASNDNCRKSNSSTYHGVGLQMEILDFSGAYLVHLVLRILLELGFAVGQYFLFGILVPSRFSCSQAPCTSNVDCYISRPTEKSLMMIFIWGSGVVSLILSLVDLLCVIHRRSHSEKIKKQLLLLENDSLKGGRCSETPPHTKLAVTPDQMVIYPSSPSRNLEKADGQIKGDSHSLPSFEGETASFQTESSRQEMGKSNINANSNKTCSWQVNATSTGSNTFGNEHHLLTHRQAKAKKENCSNPSLEEASQPDKNTGSKNKKSEWV, from the exons ATGGAGTATTTTGACTCCGTGGGATATTTGATCATCACTTTCAACTACAATGTTACGGTCATCG GCAAAATCTGGCTGACACTGATAATCCTCCTAAGAATGGTGATGGTTGTTCTGGCTGGATTCCCACTCTACCAAGATGAACAGGAGCGATTCATCTGCAACACGTTACAGCCAGGTTGTTCCAATGTGTGCTACGATATTTTCGCTCCCATGTCCCACATGAGATATTGGCTCGTTCAGACTGTCATTGTGTTCTTACCCTATGCTTTATTCAGCGTGCATGTCTTCCATAAAGTAATGACCTATATGGCAGCATCAAATGACAACTGTCGAAAAAGCAACTCTTCCACCTATCATGGCGTGGGTTTACAAATGGAAATACTTGATTTCTCGGGAGCCTATCTTGTCCACCTGGTGTTGAGAATTTTATTAGAACTTGGCTTTGCCGTTGGCCAATACTTTCTTTTTGGAATCTTAGTTCCTAGCAGATTCAGCTGTTCCCAGGCGCCATGCACCAGTAATGTTGACTGTTATATCTCAAGACCTACTGAGAAATCTCTGATGATGATATTTATATGGGGCTCTGGGGTTGTTTCTCTGATACTTAGCTTAGTGGATCTCCTTTGTGTGATTCATAGAAGAAGCCATTCTGAGAAGATTAAGAAGCAGCTACTGCTTCTCGAAAACGACTCCCTAAAGGGCGGACGTTGTTCGGAAACCCCTCCACACACTAAGCTAGCTGTGACCCCGGACCAGATGGTCATCTACCCCAGCAGCCCTTCCCGCAACCTTGAGAAAGCAGACGGCCAAATCAAAGGTGACTCCCATTCTCTGCCTTCCTTTGAAGGAGAAACAGCTTCATTTCAGACTGAAAGCTCTCGCCAAGAAATGGGAAAGTCTAACATCAACGCAAACAGTAATAAAACCTGCTCCTGGCAAGTGAACGCAACGTCAACTGGAAGTAATACATTCGGAAATGAACATCATCTGCTTACCCACAGGCAAGCAAAGGCTAAGAAAGAAAATTGCAGTAATCCCAGTCTGGAGGAGGCTTCACAGCCCGACAAAAACACTGGATCGAAGAATAAAAAATCTGAGTGGGTCTAA